Proteins encoded in a region of the Augochlora pura isolate Apur16 chromosome 4, APUR_v2.2.1, whole genome shotgun sequence genome:
- the Hat1 gene encoding histone acetyltransferase 1 isoform X2 has protein sequence MMKLHLNQRCPIKYLETGCLETYLGMTYSEKVNKSICEGVEADEVLPKMVEKLAPKVHDNIDSFIKSLEKDDTFRPHGELLHSFSIDDEGCTRKFEVYKADMTYKGFKEYHERLQTFVLWYIDAANFIDIDDDRWHYFNIFEKYHSAHGTVRYATTGFATVYQYYAYPHHTRPRIAQVLILPPFQNMGLGAHLLHAIYREYIGRNQVKDITVEDPSVTFQRLRDYVDAINCSTLPSFSRECLLQGFNKAMATEAKEKFKINKRQTRRVYEILRLRSTDLSNENEYREYRLDVKKRLNIPYKREQNDLKKLECALKNIGKKSNYTLPTSEQRLQTLEKEYRSLEEEYKKVIKRLEDADEL, from the exons ATGATGAAACTACATTTAAACCAGAGATGTCCCATCAAGTATTTGGAGACAG GTTGTTTAGAAACTTATTTGGGTATGACCTATTCAGAAAAAGTAAACAAATCAATTTGTGAAGGAGTTGAAGCTGATGAGGTATTACCTAAAATGGTAGAAAAACTTGCACCCAAAGTTCATGATAATAtagattcatttattaaatctctGGAAAAAGATGATACATTTAGACCTCATGGGGAATTGCTGCATTCATTTTCCATTGAtg aTGAAGGATGTACTAGAAAATTTGAAGTCTATAAAGCTGACATGACTTACAAAGGATTCAAGGAATATCACGAACGTCTCCAGACATTTGTCCTTTGGTATATAGATGCTGccaattttatagatatagACGATGATCGATggcattattttaatat atttgaaaaatatcattcaGCACATGGAACTGTTCGTTATGCAACCACTGGTTTTGCTACTGTGTATCAATATTATGCATATCCACACCATACTAGACCCCGTATAGCTCAAGTTCTCATATTACCACCGTTTCAAAATATGGGTCTCGGCGCACATTTATTACATGCTATTTATCGCGAATATATAGGAAGAAATCAAGTAAAGGATATAACAG TTGAGGACCCATCGGTGACTTTTCAACGATTAAGAGATTACGTGGACGCAATAAACTGCAGCACGTTACCTAGTTTTTCACGGGAATGTCTTCTTCAAGGTTTTAATAAAGCTATGGCTACAGAGGCGAAAGAGAAGTTCAAGATAAATAAG AGACAAACTCGTAGagtatatgaaattttgaGATTGCGTTCAACTGATTTATCAAACGAGAATGAGTATCGTGAGTACAGATTAGATGTAAAAAAGAGATTGAATATTCCATACAAACGTGAAcagaatgatttaaaaaagttgGAGTGCGCACTAAAAAACATTggtaaaaaatcaaattacacGCTACCTACATCAGAGCAGCGTTTGCAAACTCTTGAAAAAGAATACAGGAGTTTAGAAGAGgaatataaaaaagttataaaacGACTGGAGGATGCAGACGaactttga
- the LOC144469295 gene encoding S-methyl-5'-thioadenosine phosphorylase, producing the protein MAKYKVKIGIIGGSGLDDPQNEILSCRTVINRDTAKNDFGLPSSDLYQGKIEGVDVVLLSRHGPGHKISPTAVNYRANIEALRLAGCTHIIASAACGSLQESIHIGKLVIPDSFIDRTIKRHVTFYDGTSTKYSGVCHIPMEPAFNPETSKILYEVGKKLEYDIRFGGTVAVVEGPRFSSKAESNALRLWGGDLVGMTTCPEVYLAKEAGLLYAIVAMATDYDCWRDSENNVHAADVVAVFKQNVSKIKNLLIGAVKIIAEKNWDKEIDDLQDLCRNSNVSS; encoded by the exons ATGGCTAAATATAAGGTCAAG ATTGGAATAATTGGTGGTTCTGGACTGGACGATCCCCAAAATGAAATCCTCAGTTGTCGTACTGTAATTAATCGAGATAccgctaaaaatgatttcggaTTGCCTTCTAGCGATCTTTATCAAGGAAAAATTGAAGGCGTGGACGTGGTACTATTGTCaag GCATGGTCCTGGTCATAAAATAAGTCCCACTGCAGTAAATTATCGTGCAAATATAGAAGCTTTAAGATTAGCTGGATGCACTCATATAATTGCATCTGCAGCATGTGGTTCTTTACAAGAGTCCATTCACATAGGCAAATTAGTTATTCCAGATAGTTTTATAGatagaacaataaaaagaCATGTAACTTTTTATGACGGTACTTCAACTAAATATTcag GAGTATGCCATATTCCAATGGAACCAGCTTTTAATCCAGAGACATCCAAAATATTGTATGAAGTtggaaaaaaattagaatatgaTATTAGGTTTGGTGGAACAGTAGCAGTAGTAGAAGGACCACGCTTTTCCTCAAAAGCTGAAAGTAATGCATTACGTCTCTGGGGTGGGGATTTAGTTGGCATGACCACATGTCCAgag gTATACCTGGCTAAAGAAGCAGGACTGCTGTATGCAATTGTTGCAATGGCAACAGATTATGATTGTTGGAGAGATAGTGAAAACAATGTCCATGCAGCAGATGTAGTAGcagtatttaaacaaaatgtcagtaaaataaaaaatctgctTATAGGAGCAGTCAAAATTATTGCAGAGAAAAATTGGGACAAAGAAATTGATGATTTACAG GATCTGTGTAGAAATAGTAATGTTTCTTCTTAA
- the Hat1 gene encoding histone acetyltransferase 1 isoform X1, which produces MEDPATARLKALVASSNDALEFKLVRVMEDLENDETTFKPEMSHQVFGDSESIFGYRDLRVKLYYSAGCLETYLGMTYSEKVNKSICEGVEADEVLPKMVEKLAPKVHDNIDSFIKSLEKDDTFRPHGELLHSFSIDDEGCTRKFEVYKADMTYKGFKEYHERLQTFVLWYIDAANFIDIDDDRWHYFNIFEKYHSAHGTVRYATTGFATVYQYYAYPHHTRPRIAQVLILPPFQNMGLGAHLLHAIYREYIGRNQVKDITVEDPSVTFQRLRDYVDAINCSTLPSFSRECLLQGFNKAMATEAKEKFKINKRQTRRVYEILRLRSTDLSNENEYREYRLDVKKRLNIPYKREQNDLKKLECALKNIGKKSNYTLPTSEQRLQTLEKEYRSLEEEYKKVIKRLEDADEL; this is translated from the exons ATGGAAGATCCAGCTACAGCTCGCTTAAAAGCTTTAGTTGCAAGCAGCAACGATGCCTTGGAGTTCAAATTAGTCCGTGTTATGGAAGATTTAGAAAATGATGAAACTACATTTAAACCAGAGATGTCCCATCAAGTATTTGGAGACAG TGAATCTATATTTGGTTACCGGGATCTTAGAGTGAAGCTATACTACTCGGCAGGTTGTTTAGAAACTTATTTGGGTATGACCTATTCAGAAAAAGTAAACAAATCAATTTGTGAAGGAGTTGAAGCTGATGAGGTATTACCTAAAATGGTAGAAAAACTTGCACCCAAAGTTCATGATAATAtagattcatttattaaatctctGGAAAAAGATGATACATTTAGACCTCATGGGGAATTGCTGCATTCATTTTCCATTGAtg aTGAAGGATGTACTAGAAAATTTGAAGTCTATAAAGCTGACATGACTTACAAAGGATTCAAGGAATATCACGAACGTCTCCAGACATTTGTCCTTTGGTATATAGATGCTGccaattttatagatatagACGATGATCGATggcattattttaatat atttgaaaaatatcattcaGCACATGGAACTGTTCGTTATGCAACCACTGGTTTTGCTACTGTGTATCAATATTATGCATATCCACACCATACTAGACCCCGTATAGCTCAAGTTCTCATATTACCACCGTTTCAAAATATGGGTCTCGGCGCACATTTATTACATGCTATTTATCGCGAATATATAGGAAGAAATCAAGTAAAGGATATAACAG TTGAGGACCCATCGGTGACTTTTCAACGATTAAGAGATTACGTGGACGCAATAAACTGCAGCACGTTACCTAGTTTTTCACGGGAATGTCTTCTTCAAGGTTTTAATAAAGCTATGGCTACAGAGGCGAAAGAGAAGTTCAAGATAAATAAG AGACAAACTCGTAGagtatatgaaattttgaGATTGCGTTCAACTGATTTATCAAACGAGAATGAGTATCGTGAGTACAGATTAGATGTAAAAAAGAGATTGAATATTCCATACAAACGTGAAcagaatgatttaaaaaagttgGAGTGCGCACTAAAAAACATTggtaaaaaatcaaattacacGCTACCTACATCAGAGCAGCGTTTGCAAACTCTTGAAAAAGAATACAGGAGTTTAGAAGAGgaatataaaaaagttataaaacGACTGGAGGATGCAGACGaactttga
- the LOC144469296 gene encoding dynein axonemal light chain 4-like: MSAGEVKKTEEPLIFHTYPLCKQSDMSEEMKQEAIEMCVTATEKYTDNYKLAARAIKYGLEKRFGGPFHVVVGESYASAVTYQEKTFLYMYNGGNVAILVWRTVSNF, encoded by the exons ATGTCAGCGGGAGAGGTAAAAAAGACGGAGGAACCCCTTATTTTCCACACTTACCCTTTGTGTAAG CAAAGCGATATGTcagaagaaatgaaacaaGAAGCTATAGAAATGTGTGTAACGGCTACGGAAAAGTATACAGATAATTACAAACTTGCAGCTCGAGCAATTAAATACGGTCTAGAAAAACGTTTTGGGGGACCATTTCACGTAGTAGTTGGTGAATCATATGCTTCTGCAGTTACATATCAGGAAAAAACATTCTTATACATGTATAACGGCGGTAATGTTGCTATTCTTGTATGGAGAACAGTttcaaatttttga